The proteins below are encoded in one region of Mya arenaria isolate MELC-2E11 chromosome 15, ASM2691426v1:
- the LOC128219680 gene encoding phospholipid-transporting ATPase IF-like isoform X3, with protein sequence MEYERFGDEMQHASLFDSTLRPWHRRPPRSDTRSVYIGHRYPPDLDTTVLEPELEYPKNRIISSRYTAWNFLPKNLFEQFRRVANFYFLIIGIVQLVIDTPVSPITSILPLLFVVTVTAIKQGYEDWLRHKADREVNYRKVELVRDGEISSIMSMDIKVGDILRISANKSFPCDIVMLSSADPEGNCYITTANLDGETNLKTHCCVTDTRRFSHSGDFTQLSAVIECQQPTPDLYSFVGNMTIVRDNGEHTVRPLGPEHVLLRGARLKNTAFIYGCAIYTGNETKLALNSRPKSTKFSRIERRMNTFLLIFLLILAAESMFSTGLKYWYAFRPRVGQPWYVPEKEKDINVTPLRILEDFLAFVVLYNYVIPISLYVTIELQKFIGSMFFDWDLDMYDPNTNEPAKANTSDLNEELGQVEYLFTDKTGTLTENEMQFRKCSISGKQYEEVGSMLCLSSPTGGVPEPVPIFDTDIETFFTLLVLCHSVRVDHSQAVELGASTMYSYDGYEYDYQAPSPDEKAFIEACRRYGIVFHGPHDGMMEVTFKGEMRRYKLLHTLDFDATRKRMSVIVENERGEIYLLCKGAESTMLGRVTEGDKESVLTHVNEYAILGLRTLVLGLKQLDPKEFDRIDQTLNDAKTALQDRADKLATAYSEVEVDLRVLGATAVEDKLQEDVPDTIQSLLAAGIKVWVLTGDKEETAVNVSHSAGHFTSDMTTLSITRQRNPKDCEELIRTHTQILEEARHVGTARRFALVIDGASLQHCLEHADALCSLSLNCSAVLCCRMTPLQKAEVVKLIKHSKDHPVTAAIGDGANDVSMIEEADVGIGIMGKEGRQAVRNSDYAFAKFRFLKKALLVHGHFYYIRLSNLVHYFFYKNVAFITAQLFYTFFSAFSEQSLYESFYLMNFNMVFTAMPILMYGIFEQHIPPSTLMANPRLYKKVSKNMNMSIRNFIKWNSLGLWHSVVVFFGGVFLMGEESSLFPDGRMIGNWTLGSIMYFASLMIVSFKLCLTIHYWSGPIWFGFAFFVVTYTAGMGVYNSIMWPSLFSDHNYLLYDWNTVFQSVTVWFAELMLIILALIPDIVFRAYSDIQMRRDVSPHHGQFSIDSSQRPLRQAFQLETRSSQLETTKFVFPPVVSPLSSSLGLHRHALGISLPAVKFSKKTDRKQNTL encoded by the exons ATGGAATATGAAAGATTTGGGGACGAAATGCAGCATGCATCTCTGTTTGATTCTACATTAAGG cCATGGCATAGGAGGCCTCCACGGTCAGACACACGGTCAGTTTACATTGGACACAGATACCCGCCAGACCTTGACACAACTGTCTTGGAGCCCGAACTAGAGTACCCGAAAAACAGGATTATATCTTCAAGG tACACAGCATGGAATTTCCTACCAAAGAATTTATTCGAGCAATTCCGTCGAGTGGCCAATTTCTACTTCCTGATCATTGGAATAGTACAG TTAGTGATCGACACGCCAGTCAGTCCAATCACCAGCATTCTACCCCTGCTGTTCGTGGTTACCGTCACCGCCATCAAGCAG GGCTATGAGGACTGGCTTCGACACAAGGCAGACAGAGAGGTGAACTATCGTAAGGTGGAGCTGGTACGAGATGGCGAGATTTCCTCCATCATGTCTATGGATATTAAG GTCGGAGACATTTTACGCATCTCGGCTAATAAGAGTTTTCCCTGCGACATTGTCATGTTGTCATCTGCTGACCCAGAGGGGAACTGTTACATTACCACAGCTAACCTGGACGGTGAAACTAACCTGAAG ACCCACTGTTGCGTAACTGACACCAGACGTTTCTCCCATTCCGGAGATTTCACCCAGCTGTCTGCGGTTATAGAGTGTCAGCAGCCGACCCCTGACCTCTACTCCTTTGTTGGGAATATGACGATCGTCCGGGACAATGGAGAGCACACTGTGCGACCACTTGGCCCTGAACATGTGCTACTCAGGGGAGCCAGGCTGAAGAATACTGCCTTTATATATG GGTGTGCCATTTACACTGGTAACGAGACAAAACTAGCTTTAAACTCCAGACCTAAATCAACAAAGTTCTCTCGTATCGAGAG acgTATGAATACATTCCTGCTGATCTTCCTCTTGATTCTTGCGGCTGAGTCGATGTTCTCCACGGGCCTGAAATACTGGTATGCATTCCGGCCACGTGTTGGACAGCCCTGGTACGTCCCAGAGAAGGAAAAGGACATCAATGTCACG CCACTGCGAATCCTTGAAGACTTCCTGGCCTTTGTTGTGCTATATAACTACGTCATTCCAATATCACTGTATGTTACTATAG AGCTGCAGAAGTTCATAGGTTCAATGTTTTTTGACTGGGACCTGGATATGTATGATCCTAATACAAATGAACCCGCCAAAGCGAACACTTCTGACCTCAATGAAGAGCTGGGACAG GTGGAGTACCTTTTCACAGACAAGACAGGAACACTGACAGAGAACGAGATGCAGTTCCGCAAGTGCTCTATCTCCGGTAAACAGTACGAGGAGGTCGGCAGTATGCTGTGTCTATCTTCCCCAACAGGAGGGGTGCCAGAACCAGTCCCCATATTTGAT acGGACATTGAGACATTTTTCACATTGTTGGTACTATGTCACAGTGTGCGAGTGGACCATTCCCAAGCCGTAGAACTGGGGGCATCCACCATGTACAGTTATGATGGATATGAGTATGACTATCAGGCTCCATCTCCTGATGAAAAGGCTTTCATAGAGGCCTGTAGGAG GTATGGTATAGTGTTCCATGGACCACATGATGGGATGATGGAGGTCACCTTCAAAGGTGAAATGAGGAGATACAAGTTACTACACACACTTGATTTTGATGCAACAAGAAAGCGGATGAGTGTTATTGTGGAGAATGAGAGGG GTGAGATTTACCTGCTGTGTAAAGGTGCTGAGTCGACCATGTTGGGTAGAGTGACAGAGGGGGATAAGGAGTCTGTGCTCACTCATGTAAACGAGTATGCCATT CTTGGTTTGAGGACTCTGGTGTTAGGTTTAAAACAGTTGGACCCTAAAGAGTTTGACAGGATAGACCAGACTCTGAATGACGCCAAGACAGCCCTGCAGGACAGGGCAGATAAG CTGGCAACAGCATACAGTGAGGTGGAAGTGGATTTACGGGTGTTAGGAGCCACAGCAGTCGAAGACAAGCTACAGGAAGATGTGCCAGACACTATACAGTCTCTACTGGCTGCTGGTATCAAG GTCTGGGTGTTGACGGGCGATAAAGAGGAGACAGCGGTCAACGTCAGTCATTCTGCGGGACATTTCACCTCTGATATGACCACTCTGTCCATTACCAGGCAGAGAAATCCTAAAGATTGTGAAGAACTAATCCGGACACATACGCAAAT ATTGGAGGAGGCGAGACATGTAGGCACAGCTCGAAGGTTTGCTCTCGTTATAGATGGTGCTAGCCTCCAACACTGTTTGGAACATGCAGATGCATTGTGCTCTCTTAGTCTCAACTGTTCAGCTGTACTGTGTTGTAGAATGACCCCACTTCAAAAAGCTGAG GTTGTGAAGCTTATCAAACATTCCAAAGATCACCCAGTGACTGCAGCTATAGGTGATGGTGCTAACGATGTCAGCATGATAGAGGAGGCTGATGTTGGAATAG GAATCATGGGGAAAGAAGGTCGCCAAGCAGTGAGGAACAGTGATTATGCGTTTGCAAAGTTCCGTTTCCTCAAGAAGGCACTTCTTGTCCATGGACACTTCTACTACATACGTCTTTCCAACCTTGTTCATTATTTCTTCTACAAA AATGTTGCATTCATCACTGCTCAACTTTTTTACACATTCTTTTCTGCCTTCTCAGAACAG TCACTGTATGAGAGTTTCTACTTGATGAATTTCAACATGGTTTTTACTGCCATGCCCATTCTTATGTACGGCATTTTTGAACAGCACATTCCACCATCTACACTCATGGCAAATCCCAGGCTCTACAA aaaagtTTCAAAGAATATGAACATGTCAATCAGGAATTTTATCAAGTGGAACAGCTTAG GTCTGTGGCACTCAGTGGTTGTGTTCTTTGGAGGTGTGTTCCTAATGGGAGAGGAGAGCTCACTCTTTCCAGATGGAAGG ATGATCGGCAACTGGACACTTGGTTCCATCATGTATTTTGCTAGTCTCATGATTGTCAGTTTTAAG TTATGCCTAACCATCCATTACTGGTCAGGCCCCATTTGGTTTGGTTTTGCATTCTTCGTTGTCACGTACACTGCTGGTATGGGTGTCTACAACTCGATCATGTGGCC GTCGTTGTTCAGTGACCATAACTACCTTCTATATGACTGGAATACAGTGTTCCAGTCTGTCACGGTCTGGTTTGCAGAACTGATGCTCATTATACTCGCGTTGATCCCTGATATTGTGTTCAGAGCCTACTCTGATATTCAAATGAGGCGAGATGTTAGCCCACATCATGGACAG
- the LOC128219680 gene encoding phospholipid-transporting ATPase IF-like isoform X1 codes for MEYERFGDEMQHASLFDSTLRPWHRRPPRSDTRSVYIGHRYPPDLDTTVLEPELEYPKNRIISSRYTAWNFLPKNLFEQFRRVANFYFLIIGIVQLVIDTPVSPITSILPLLFVVTVTAIKQGYEDWLRHKADREVNYRKVELVRDGEISSIMSMDIKVGDILRISANKSFPCDIVMLSSADPEGNCYITTANLDGETNLKTHCCVTDTRRFSHSGDFTQLSAVIECQQPTPDLYSFVGNMTIVRDNGEHTVRPLGPEHVLLRGARLKNTAFIYGCAIYTGNETKLALNSRPKSTKFSRIERRMNTFLLIFLLILAAESMFSTGLKYWYAFRPRVGQPWYVPEKEKDINVTPLRILEDFLAFVVLYNYVIPISLYVTIELQKFIGSMFFDWDLDMYDPNTNEPAKANTSDLNEELGQVEYLFTDKTGTLTENEMQFRKCSISGKQYEEVGSMLCLSSPTGGVPEPVPIFDTDIETFFTLLVLCHSVRVDHSQAVELGASTMYSYDGYEYDYQAPSPDEKAFIEACRRYGIVFHGPHDGMMEVTFKGEMRRYKLLHTLDFDATRKRMSVIVENERGEIYLLCKGAESTMLGRVTEGDKESVLTHVNEYAILGLRTLVLGLKQLDPKEFDRIDQTLNDAKTALQDRADKLATAYSEVEVDLRVLGATAVEDKLQEDVPDTIQSLLAAGIKVWVLTGDKEETAVNVSHSAGHFTSDMTTLSITRQRNPKDCEELIRTHTQILEEARHVGTARRFALVIDGASLQHCLEHADALCSLSLNCSAVLCCRMTPLQKAEVVKLIKHSKDHPVTAAIGDGANDVSMIEEADVGIGIMGKEGRQAVRNSDYAFAKFRFLKKALLVHGHFYYIRLSNLVHYFFYKNVAFITAQLFYTFFSAFSEQSLYESFYLMNFNMVFTAMPILMYGIFEQHIPPSTLMANPRLYKKVSKNMNMSIRNFIKWNSLGLWHSVVVFFGGVFLMGEESSLFPDGRMIGNWTLGSIMYFASLMIVSFKLCLTIHYWSGPIWFGFAFFVVTYTAGMGVYNSIMWPSLFSDHNYLLYDWNTVFQSVTVWFAELMLIILALIPDIVFRAYSDIQMRRDVSPHHGQVNQPNDEGNLLYNFSIDSSQRPLRQAFQLETRSSQLETTKFVFPPVVSPLSSSLGLHRHALGISLPAVKFSKKTDRKQNTL; via the exons ATGGAATATGAAAGATTTGGGGACGAAATGCAGCATGCATCTCTGTTTGATTCTACATTAAGG cCATGGCATAGGAGGCCTCCACGGTCAGACACACGGTCAGTTTACATTGGACACAGATACCCGCCAGACCTTGACACAACTGTCTTGGAGCCCGAACTAGAGTACCCGAAAAACAGGATTATATCTTCAAGG tACACAGCATGGAATTTCCTACCAAAGAATTTATTCGAGCAATTCCGTCGAGTGGCCAATTTCTACTTCCTGATCATTGGAATAGTACAG TTAGTGATCGACACGCCAGTCAGTCCAATCACCAGCATTCTACCCCTGCTGTTCGTGGTTACCGTCACCGCCATCAAGCAG GGCTATGAGGACTGGCTTCGACACAAGGCAGACAGAGAGGTGAACTATCGTAAGGTGGAGCTGGTACGAGATGGCGAGATTTCCTCCATCATGTCTATGGATATTAAG GTCGGAGACATTTTACGCATCTCGGCTAATAAGAGTTTTCCCTGCGACATTGTCATGTTGTCATCTGCTGACCCAGAGGGGAACTGTTACATTACCACAGCTAACCTGGACGGTGAAACTAACCTGAAG ACCCACTGTTGCGTAACTGACACCAGACGTTTCTCCCATTCCGGAGATTTCACCCAGCTGTCTGCGGTTATAGAGTGTCAGCAGCCGACCCCTGACCTCTACTCCTTTGTTGGGAATATGACGATCGTCCGGGACAATGGAGAGCACACTGTGCGACCACTTGGCCCTGAACATGTGCTACTCAGGGGAGCCAGGCTGAAGAATACTGCCTTTATATATG GGTGTGCCATTTACACTGGTAACGAGACAAAACTAGCTTTAAACTCCAGACCTAAATCAACAAAGTTCTCTCGTATCGAGAG acgTATGAATACATTCCTGCTGATCTTCCTCTTGATTCTTGCGGCTGAGTCGATGTTCTCCACGGGCCTGAAATACTGGTATGCATTCCGGCCACGTGTTGGACAGCCCTGGTACGTCCCAGAGAAGGAAAAGGACATCAATGTCACG CCACTGCGAATCCTTGAAGACTTCCTGGCCTTTGTTGTGCTATATAACTACGTCATTCCAATATCACTGTATGTTACTATAG AGCTGCAGAAGTTCATAGGTTCAATGTTTTTTGACTGGGACCTGGATATGTATGATCCTAATACAAATGAACCCGCCAAAGCGAACACTTCTGACCTCAATGAAGAGCTGGGACAG GTGGAGTACCTTTTCACAGACAAGACAGGAACACTGACAGAGAACGAGATGCAGTTCCGCAAGTGCTCTATCTCCGGTAAACAGTACGAGGAGGTCGGCAGTATGCTGTGTCTATCTTCCCCAACAGGAGGGGTGCCAGAACCAGTCCCCATATTTGAT acGGACATTGAGACATTTTTCACATTGTTGGTACTATGTCACAGTGTGCGAGTGGACCATTCCCAAGCCGTAGAACTGGGGGCATCCACCATGTACAGTTATGATGGATATGAGTATGACTATCAGGCTCCATCTCCTGATGAAAAGGCTTTCATAGAGGCCTGTAGGAG GTATGGTATAGTGTTCCATGGACCACATGATGGGATGATGGAGGTCACCTTCAAAGGTGAAATGAGGAGATACAAGTTACTACACACACTTGATTTTGATGCAACAAGAAAGCGGATGAGTGTTATTGTGGAGAATGAGAGGG GTGAGATTTACCTGCTGTGTAAAGGTGCTGAGTCGACCATGTTGGGTAGAGTGACAGAGGGGGATAAGGAGTCTGTGCTCACTCATGTAAACGAGTATGCCATT CTTGGTTTGAGGACTCTGGTGTTAGGTTTAAAACAGTTGGACCCTAAAGAGTTTGACAGGATAGACCAGACTCTGAATGACGCCAAGACAGCCCTGCAGGACAGGGCAGATAAG CTGGCAACAGCATACAGTGAGGTGGAAGTGGATTTACGGGTGTTAGGAGCCACAGCAGTCGAAGACAAGCTACAGGAAGATGTGCCAGACACTATACAGTCTCTACTGGCTGCTGGTATCAAG GTCTGGGTGTTGACGGGCGATAAAGAGGAGACAGCGGTCAACGTCAGTCATTCTGCGGGACATTTCACCTCTGATATGACCACTCTGTCCATTACCAGGCAGAGAAATCCTAAAGATTGTGAAGAACTAATCCGGACACATACGCAAAT ATTGGAGGAGGCGAGACATGTAGGCACAGCTCGAAGGTTTGCTCTCGTTATAGATGGTGCTAGCCTCCAACACTGTTTGGAACATGCAGATGCATTGTGCTCTCTTAGTCTCAACTGTTCAGCTGTACTGTGTTGTAGAATGACCCCACTTCAAAAAGCTGAG GTTGTGAAGCTTATCAAACATTCCAAAGATCACCCAGTGACTGCAGCTATAGGTGATGGTGCTAACGATGTCAGCATGATAGAGGAGGCTGATGTTGGAATAG GAATCATGGGGAAAGAAGGTCGCCAAGCAGTGAGGAACAGTGATTATGCGTTTGCAAAGTTCCGTTTCCTCAAGAAGGCACTTCTTGTCCATGGACACTTCTACTACATACGTCTTTCCAACCTTGTTCATTATTTCTTCTACAAA AATGTTGCATTCATCACTGCTCAACTTTTTTACACATTCTTTTCTGCCTTCTCAGAACAG TCACTGTATGAGAGTTTCTACTTGATGAATTTCAACATGGTTTTTACTGCCATGCCCATTCTTATGTACGGCATTTTTGAACAGCACATTCCACCATCTACACTCATGGCAAATCCCAGGCTCTACAA aaaagtTTCAAAGAATATGAACATGTCAATCAGGAATTTTATCAAGTGGAACAGCTTAG GTCTGTGGCACTCAGTGGTTGTGTTCTTTGGAGGTGTGTTCCTAATGGGAGAGGAGAGCTCACTCTTTCCAGATGGAAGG ATGATCGGCAACTGGACACTTGGTTCCATCATGTATTTTGCTAGTCTCATGATTGTCAGTTTTAAG TTATGCCTAACCATCCATTACTGGTCAGGCCCCATTTGGTTTGGTTTTGCATTCTTCGTTGTCACGTACACTGCTGGTATGGGTGTCTACAACTCGATCATGTGGCC GTCGTTGTTCAGTGACCATAACTACCTTCTATATGACTGGAATACAGTGTTCCAGTCTGTCACGGTCTGGTTTGCAGAACTGATGCTCATTATACTCGCGTTGATCCCTGATATTGTGTTCAGAGCCTACTCTGATATTCAAATGAGGCGAGATGTTAGCCCACATCATGGACAG
- the LOC128219680 gene encoding phospholipid-transporting ATPase IF-like isoform X7, producing the protein MEYERFGDEMQHASLFDSTLRPWHRRPPRSDTRSVYIGHRYPPDLDTTVLEPELEYPKNRIISSRYTAWNFLPKNLFEQFRRVANFYFLIIGIVQLVIDTPVSPITSILPLLFVVTVTAIKQGYEDWLRHKADREVNYRKVELVRDGEISSIMSMDIKVGDILRISANKSFPCDIVMLSSADPEGNCYITTANLDGETNLKTHCCVTDTRRFSHSGDFTQLSAVIECQQPTPDLYSFVGNMTIVRDNGEHTVRPLGPEHVLLRGARLKNTAFIYGCAIYTGNETKLALNSRPKSTKFSRIERRMNTFLLIFLLILAAESMFSTGLKYWYAFRPRVGQPWYVPEKEKDINVTPLRILEDFLAFVVLYNYVIPISLYVTIELQKFIGSMFFDWDLDMYDPNTNEPAKANTSDLNEELGQVEYLFTDKTGTLTENEMQFRKCSISGKQYEEVGSMLCLSSPTGGVPEPVPIFDTDIETFFTLLVLCHSVRVDHSQAVELGASTMYSYDGYEYDYQAPSPDEKAFIEACRRYGIVFHGPHDGMMEVTFKGEMRRYKLLHTLDFDATRKRMSVIVENERGEIYLLCKGAESTMLGRVTEGDKESVLTHVNEYAILGLRTLVLGLKQLDPKEFDRIDQTLNDAKTALQDRADKLATAYSEVEVDLRVLGATAVEDKLQEDVPDTIQSLLAAGIKVWVLTGDKEETAVNVSHSAGHFTSDMTTLSITRQRNPKDCEELIRTHTQILEEARHVGTARRFALVIDGASLQHCLEHADALCSLSLNCSAVLCCRMTPLQKAEVVKLIKHSKDHPVTAAIGDGANDVSMIEEADVGIGIMGKEGRQAVRNSDYAFAKFRFLKKALLVHGHFYYIRLSNLVHYFFYKNVAFITAQLFYTFFSAFSEQSLYESFYLMNFNMVFTAMPILMYGIFEQHIPPSTLMANPRLYKKVSKNMNMSIRNFIKWNSLGLWHSVVVFFGGVFLMGEESSLFPDGRMIGNWTLGSIMYFASLMIVSFKLCLTIHYWSGPIWFGFAFFVVTYTAGMGVYNSIMWPSLFSDHNYLLYDWNTVFQSVTVWFAELMLIILALIPDIVFRAYSDIQMRRDVSPHHGQVNQPNDEVFNRL; encoded by the exons ATGGAATATGAAAGATTTGGGGACGAAATGCAGCATGCATCTCTGTTTGATTCTACATTAAGG cCATGGCATAGGAGGCCTCCACGGTCAGACACACGGTCAGTTTACATTGGACACAGATACCCGCCAGACCTTGACACAACTGTCTTGGAGCCCGAACTAGAGTACCCGAAAAACAGGATTATATCTTCAAGG tACACAGCATGGAATTTCCTACCAAAGAATTTATTCGAGCAATTCCGTCGAGTGGCCAATTTCTACTTCCTGATCATTGGAATAGTACAG TTAGTGATCGACACGCCAGTCAGTCCAATCACCAGCATTCTACCCCTGCTGTTCGTGGTTACCGTCACCGCCATCAAGCAG GGCTATGAGGACTGGCTTCGACACAAGGCAGACAGAGAGGTGAACTATCGTAAGGTGGAGCTGGTACGAGATGGCGAGATTTCCTCCATCATGTCTATGGATATTAAG GTCGGAGACATTTTACGCATCTCGGCTAATAAGAGTTTTCCCTGCGACATTGTCATGTTGTCATCTGCTGACCCAGAGGGGAACTGTTACATTACCACAGCTAACCTGGACGGTGAAACTAACCTGAAG ACCCACTGTTGCGTAACTGACACCAGACGTTTCTCCCATTCCGGAGATTTCACCCAGCTGTCTGCGGTTATAGAGTGTCAGCAGCCGACCCCTGACCTCTACTCCTTTGTTGGGAATATGACGATCGTCCGGGACAATGGAGAGCACACTGTGCGACCACTTGGCCCTGAACATGTGCTACTCAGGGGAGCCAGGCTGAAGAATACTGCCTTTATATATG GGTGTGCCATTTACACTGGTAACGAGACAAAACTAGCTTTAAACTCCAGACCTAAATCAACAAAGTTCTCTCGTATCGAGAG acgTATGAATACATTCCTGCTGATCTTCCTCTTGATTCTTGCGGCTGAGTCGATGTTCTCCACGGGCCTGAAATACTGGTATGCATTCCGGCCACGTGTTGGACAGCCCTGGTACGTCCCAGAGAAGGAAAAGGACATCAATGTCACG CCACTGCGAATCCTTGAAGACTTCCTGGCCTTTGTTGTGCTATATAACTACGTCATTCCAATATCACTGTATGTTACTATAG AGCTGCAGAAGTTCATAGGTTCAATGTTTTTTGACTGGGACCTGGATATGTATGATCCTAATACAAATGAACCCGCCAAAGCGAACACTTCTGACCTCAATGAAGAGCTGGGACAG GTGGAGTACCTTTTCACAGACAAGACAGGAACACTGACAGAGAACGAGATGCAGTTCCGCAAGTGCTCTATCTCCGGTAAACAGTACGAGGAGGTCGGCAGTATGCTGTGTCTATCTTCCCCAACAGGAGGGGTGCCAGAACCAGTCCCCATATTTGAT acGGACATTGAGACATTTTTCACATTGTTGGTACTATGTCACAGTGTGCGAGTGGACCATTCCCAAGCCGTAGAACTGGGGGCATCCACCATGTACAGTTATGATGGATATGAGTATGACTATCAGGCTCCATCTCCTGATGAAAAGGCTTTCATAGAGGCCTGTAGGAG GTATGGTATAGTGTTCCATGGACCACATGATGGGATGATGGAGGTCACCTTCAAAGGTGAAATGAGGAGATACAAGTTACTACACACACTTGATTTTGATGCAACAAGAAAGCGGATGAGTGTTATTGTGGAGAATGAGAGGG GTGAGATTTACCTGCTGTGTAAAGGTGCTGAGTCGACCATGTTGGGTAGAGTGACAGAGGGGGATAAGGAGTCTGTGCTCACTCATGTAAACGAGTATGCCATT CTTGGTTTGAGGACTCTGGTGTTAGGTTTAAAACAGTTGGACCCTAAAGAGTTTGACAGGATAGACCAGACTCTGAATGACGCCAAGACAGCCCTGCAGGACAGGGCAGATAAG CTGGCAACAGCATACAGTGAGGTGGAAGTGGATTTACGGGTGTTAGGAGCCACAGCAGTCGAAGACAAGCTACAGGAAGATGTGCCAGACACTATACAGTCTCTACTGGCTGCTGGTATCAAG GTCTGGGTGTTGACGGGCGATAAAGAGGAGACAGCGGTCAACGTCAGTCATTCTGCGGGACATTTCACCTCTGATATGACCACTCTGTCCATTACCAGGCAGAGAAATCCTAAAGATTGTGAAGAACTAATCCGGACACATACGCAAAT ATTGGAGGAGGCGAGACATGTAGGCACAGCTCGAAGGTTTGCTCTCGTTATAGATGGTGCTAGCCTCCAACACTGTTTGGAACATGCAGATGCATTGTGCTCTCTTAGTCTCAACTGTTCAGCTGTACTGTGTTGTAGAATGACCCCACTTCAAAAAGCTGAG GTTGTGAAGCTTATCAAACATTCCAAAGATCACCCAGTGACTGCAGCTATAGGTGATGGTGCTAACGATGTCAGCATGATAGAGGAGGCTGATGTTGGAATAG GAATCATGGGGAAAGAAGGTCGCCAAGCAGTGAGGAACAGTGATTATGCGTTTGCAAAGTTCCGTTTCCTCAAGAAGGCACTTCTTGTCCATGGACACTTCTACTACATACGTCTTTCCAACCTTGTTCATTATTTCTTCTACAAA AATGTTGCATTCATCACTGCTCAACTTTTTTACACATTCTTTTCTGCCTTCTCAGAACAG TCACTGTATGAGAGTTTCTACTTGATGAATTTCAACATGGTTTTTACTGCCATGCCCATTCTTATGTACGGCATTTTTGAACAGCACATTCCACCATCTACACTCATGGCAAATCCCAGGCTCTACAA aaaagtTTCAAAGAATATGAACATGTCAATCAGGAATTTTATCAAGTGGAACAGCTTAG GTCTGTGGCACTCAGTGGTTGTGTTCTTTGGAGGTGTGTTCCTAATGGGAGAGGAGAGCTCACTCTTTCCAGATGGAAGG ATGATCGGCAACTGGACACTTGGTTCCATCATGTATTTTGCTAGTCTCATGATTGTCAGTTTTAAG TTATGCCTAACCATCCATTACTGGTCAGGCCCCATTTGGTTTGGTTTTGCATTCTTCGTTGTCACGTACACTGCTGGTATGGGTGTCTACAACTCGATCATGTGGCC GTCGTTGTTCAGTGACCATAACTACCTTCTATATGACTGGAATACAGTGTTCCAGTCTGTCACGGTCTGGTTTGCAGAACTGATGCTCATTATACTCGCGTTGATCCCTGATATTGTGTTCAGAGCCTACTCTGATATTCAAATGAGGCGAGATGTTAGCCCACATCATGGACAG